A single region of the Penaeus monodon isolate SGIC_2016 chromosome 18, NSTDA_Pmon_1, whole genome shotgun sequence genome encodes:
- the LOC119584348 gene encoding E3 ubiquitin-protein ligase TRIM11-like has protein sequence MNAALENEITCGVCSEVYSSGREPVMLPECGHTFCRECLLNLQSTSLVCPNCRQHHYSVCVEELPVNFAQLGIATALSNIQKSKDQGQCSKHSLPLDLWCSVSQREICAMCYFEETKQTQQRVLTLAERRQFTVDAIRQKSLILSQLYTTLKHCLTSDSESMCQNSYAKKLNDILRGEELGILPSSSIDKRLDGLKKMMFPPDREKRSGTGSSRESRQEAERPDKMKLRCVAKCDKGKKARLTWEEDQLHIYGLCVDPEEAHITLNMRDVRLLVPQENPTVFVDVADRDGPIGRVNIKVWTHLRRGQQFLALCQGHLGPTLKGSAFLDVTETAGIDCLRGGRYLTENGTSSHALMDRLEWNEGHERPGRKGLVAGWSFRKAEDETLFGIALGECHIKFCCPFGEVVSGMSIVEDIAYNRTVRDVTIVEVGTAVRDFATN, from the exons ATGAACGCAGCTTTAGAAAACGAGATCACGTGCGGCGTGTGCAGCGAGGTTTATTCGTCCGGTCGGGAACCCGTGATGCTGCCTGAGTGCGGTCACACCTTCTGCAGGGAGTGTCTCCTCAACCTACAGTCTACTTCTCTTGTTTGTCCGAACTGCAGGCAACACCACTATAGTGTGTGCGTTGAGGAGTTGCCTGTGAATTTCGCTCAGCTGGGCATAGCCACCGCCTTGTCAAATATTCAG AAAAGCAAAGACCAAGGACAGTGCAGCAAGCACAGCCTACCACTGGATCTGTGGTGTTCAGTTTCCCAGAGAGAGATATGTGCGATGTGCTACTTCGAGGAAACGAAACAGACACAGCAGCGGGTTCTAACGCTCGCTGAAAGGAGGCAATTCACCGTGGACGCCATTAGACAGAAATCGCTTATCCTGAGCCAGCTGTACACGACCCTAAAACATTGCTTAACCAGTGATAGCGAAAGCATGTGCCAAAACAGCTACGCCAAGAAGCTCAATGATATTCTTCGGGGGGAGGAACTTGGCATCCTTCCATCGTCAAGCATCGACAAAAGACTAGATGGACTGAAGAAGATGATGTTTCCCCCCGACCGAGAGAAGAGAAGCGGTACCGGCAGCAGCAGGGAAAGCAGACAGGAAGCAGAGAGGCCTGATAAGATGAAGCTGCGGTGTGTGGCAAAGTGCGACAAGGGCAAGAAGGCACGGCTGACCTGGGAGGAAGATCAGCTTCACATCTATGGACTCTGTGTGGACCCCGAGGAGGCGCACATCACTttaaat ATGAGGGACGTCCGCCTCCTCGTCCCTCAGGAAAACCCCACAGTGTTCGTGGACGTGGCCGACAGGGACGGACCCATCGGCCGCGTCAACATCAAGGTGTGGACCCACCTCCGCCGCGGCCAGCAGTTCCTCGCCCTGTGCCAGGGACACCTCGGGCCAACGCTGAAGGGCTCGGCGTTCCTGGACGTCACCGAGACCGCCGGGATCGACTGCCTCCGCGGGGGACGCTACCTGACGGAGAACGGCACGAGCTCCCACGCCCTGATGGATCGTCTGGAGTGGAATGAGGGTCACGAGCGGCCAGGGCGAAAGGGCCTGGTGGCTGGCTGGAGTTTCAGGAAGGCGGAGGACGAGACCCTGTTCGGCATAGCGCTAGGGGAGTGTCATATCAAGTTCTGCTGCCCTTTCGGCGAGGTCGTGTCCGGTATGTCCATCGTTGAGGACATTGCCTACAACCGCACGGTGAGGGACGTGACCATTGTGGAGGTGGGGACGGCAGTGCGCGACTTTGCGACGAATTGA